The Trypanosoma brucei gambiense DAL972 chromosome 10, complete sequence genome has a segment encoding these proteins:
- a CDS encoding ATP-dependent DEAD/H RNA helicase, putative, translated as MSLKKKTLKQRLRKNEMRQRQKVSKDVRKRVRAGRRQCNRFDDIESGSRPLQELVEEIAAGSAAPTREVALDPRSLTDLLLQTSASLSNTNSGGKTAAKPNVGRGNSESDGKPRLVLPEAPLPEDHPLALPEVQLGEDELGGGKDTNSVPGGKNQYRHHGDPYVFWERVGLHPLLLKALRTMRFTHPTPVQEEVLPSVLSQNVDGRAVGGKEKITPGKGKSGGRGWEKDVIISAETGSGKTLAFAIPILQHVLTNVLVNEVTQGPDGKIGNEETANAAKGKEGKGKKTKGGGKSIERGKSESSKKSRKRLREEEEEEGEQLTTAPPTTTFKLQGRLMQALIVSPTRELALQISEAMQQLVQHAPQVIVGCVVGGMAPEKQQRVLNRHPHVLICTPGRLWELMQKNEGCYLGHSLSRRLSYVVLDEADKLLQSGRFEELKNLLERIHCEILPAGYVQEREEGAEAGDAELEAGFWDAEKQKFVPFPKDSPTGDDDRKETPQLRTSRKDEPRLIPMPPDPPEGHRVTTFVTSATLSLQTNYVRRDMRAKKTVIRTSNEDTMGKVLQQLEIKPSSAHVFTISPKVDVAAKIHETYLRCPGDSKDLYLYYFLKMYRERSIVFVNAISMLRRLVKLLEVLGIPVAGLHASLQQRQRLKFIDKFRKGEKRVLVATDIASRGLDVEGVRYVVHFQVPRSTDAYIHRCGRTARCGGTGLSLLMVNAQEHVSFTKLMGSLGRSTGDLEVFALQPTIVHQLHAHLKVALQIDKLQKEIDKSRANNNWARRMSREADVDVDDLIDDDADTENKAKEKAIKILRRRLMILAEKDMGTSGGKGSFRSSAQAIGAKQAESKLVERAQLQVTQKPKKGSKVVKKAGAQKNTEKE; from the coding sequence ATGTCACTGAAGAAGAAGACGCTAAAGCAGCGTCTTCGTAAGAATGAAATGAGGCAACGGCAGAAGGTCTCCAAAGATGTTCGGAAGCGCGTGCGTGCCGGTCGCCGTCAATGCAATCGCTTCGACGACATTGAAAGCGGGTCGCGGCCCCTTCAAGAGTTAGTCGAGGAAATAGCAGCAGGTTCGGCTGCACCTACGCGTGAAGTGGCCTTAGACCCACGAAGCCTTACCGATCTACTCCTTCAAACTTCAGCTTCTCTCAGTAACACCAACAGTGGTGgtaaaacagcagcaaaacctAATGTTGGCAGGGGCAACAGTGAGTCTGATGGTAAACCAAGATTAGTCCTTCCGGAGGCACCGCTTCCAGAGGACCATCCCCTCGCTCTGCCAGAGGTTCAACTCGGTGAAGACGAGCTGGGCGGTGGGAAGGACACTAACTCAGTtccagggggaaaaaatcagTATCGGCACCACGGTGATCCGTACGTCTTCTGGGAGCGTGTTGGGCTTCATCCACTCCTTCTTAAAGCCTTGAGAACTATGCGTTTCACCCATCCGACTCCCGTTCAGGAAGAGGTGCTTCCAAGTGTTCTCTCACAAAACGTTGATGGTCGTGCAgttggagggaaagaaaagattacCCCTGGAAAGGGCAAGTCTGGAGGACGTGGTTGGGAAAAAGATGTTATCATCTCTGCGGAGACTGGAAGTGGAAAGACTTTGGCCTTCGCAATCCCTATTCTGCAACATGTTTTGACCAACGTGCTGGTGAATGAAGTAACGCAAGGTCCGGACGGGAAAATTGGAAACGAGGAGACGGCGAATGCagcaaaggggaaggagggtaaggggaaaaaaacaaaaggtggaggaaaatctattgaaagggggaaaagtgaaAGCTCAAAAAAAAGTCGAAAGCGGCTGcgcgaagaagaggaggaggaaggggaacaGCTCACTACAGCACCTCCCACAACTACCTTCAAACTTCAAGGTCGGCTCATGCAAGCGCTGATTGTTTCACCAACTCGTGAGTTGGCACTCCAAATTAGCGAGGCGATGCAGCAGCTTGTGCAACACGCTCCTCAGGTTATCGTTGGTTGTGTTGTTGGTGGCATGGCAccagaaaagcaacaacgtGTGCTCAACCGCCACCCGCATGTTCTCATATGCACACCAGGTCGCCTCTGGGAACTGATGCAAAAGAACGAGGGATGCTATTTGGGTCACAGCCTCAGCCGACGCCTTTCTTATGTAGTTCTTGATGAAGCCGATAAGCTCCTGCAGTCCGGTCGTTTCGAGGAGCTGAAAAATTTGCTGGAGCGTATCCACTGCGAAATATTACCCGCCGGTTACGTGCAGGAGCGGGAGGAAGGGGCGGAGGCGGGAGATGCAGAGCTTGAGGCCGGTTTTTGGGATGCGGAAAAGCAGAAGTTTGTGCCTTTTCCAAAGGATTCTCCCACTGGCGACGACGATAGGAAAGAAACGCCTCAGCTAAGGACTTCCAGGAAGGATGAGCCCCGCCTCATTCCAATGCCGCCAGATCCACCGGAAGGTCATCGCGTTACAACGTTTGTTACTAGTGCTACACTTTCGCTTCAAACGAACTATGTGCGGAGAGACATGCGCGCCAAGAAAACTGTGATCCGTACCTCCAATGAAGACACAATGGGGAAAGTGTTACAGCAGTTGGAAATAAAGCCTTCAAGCGCCCACGTCTTCACTATTTCACCCAAAGTTGATGTTGCCGCCAAAATACATGAGACGTACCTTCGTTGTCCCGGGGACAGTAAAGACCTTTATTTGTATTATTTCCTCAAGATGTACCGTGAGAGGTCGATTGTGTTTGTTAATGCCATATCTATGCTTCGTCGCCTTGTAAAGTTGTTAGAAGTGTTGGGCATACCTGTGGCTGGTCTGCACGCTTCACttcagcaacggcagcggctAAAGTTCATTGACAAGTTTAGAAAAGGCGAGAAGCGTGTTCTGGTGGCTACCGACATCGCCTCTCGTGGGTTGGACGTGGAAGGAGTTCGGTACGTGGTTCACTTTCAGGTTCCGCGTTCTACCGATGCTTACATCCACCGCTGCGGTCGCACAGCACGGTGTGGAGGGACTGgtctttctcttcttatGGTAAATGCGCAAGAACATGTCTCATTTACAAAGCTAATGGGCTCTCTCGGGCGCAGCACTGGCGATTTGGAAGTGTTTGCACTTCAACCAACCATCGTTCATCAACTGCATGCACATCTAAAAGTAGCTTTGCAGATTGATAAGCTGCAAAAAGAGATTGACAAATCAAGGGCAAATAATAATTGGGCGCGCCGCATGAGCCGTGAGGCCGATGTGGATGTCGACGATCTGATCGACGATGACGCAGACACTGAAAATAAGGCGAAGGAAAAAGCAATCAAGATACTACGTAGACGTCTGATGATTCTAGCAGAAAAAGATATGGGGACGTCAGGTGGAAAAGGAAGTTTCCGCAGCAGCGCCCAGGCGATAGGCGCAAAGCAGGCCGAATCCAAGCTTGTTGAACGTGCTCAACTGCAGGTTACTCAGAAGCCTAAGAAAGGATCCAAGGTTGTGAAGAAAGCTGGAGCCCAAAAAAATACCGAGAAGGAGTAG